In the genome of Arabidopsis thaliana chromosome 4, partial sequence, the window ataatcaattttaCAACTGAAACTATAACATACaatctttaaagaaaaaagaatagtcaagagaacaaaatatGAAGGTTGTGGCAATCTTTTTGGCTTCTTGTgtccttttctctcttatcCCCACCCACTTATCACATGGTAACTACAAATTATATCATAATTAGATGTAAAtatttgtgttaaaaaaaGTATTGATTCATATTACTATTCACtaatagtcttttttttttgtgacatttAAACAGAAGAACCAAAGGTTGCACCAACAGAAGAACTAATGTTTGCACCAAGCAATCAACCAAGGTACTGTCGTTCGAGACAAGTGTTTGATGGATCATGCACAGACAGAGGCACTCCACGCACGACTTGTTTCCTTGACTTCTTAGGTGCGCGAAGTGCAAGTGAGATGCCTAAGAACTGCGATTGTACCCCTCAGCCCAATAACAA includes:
- the SCRL10 gene encoding SCR-like 10 (SCR-like 10 (SCRL10); FUNCTIONS IN: molecular_function unknown; INVOLVED IN: signal transduction; LOCATED IN: endomembrane system; CONTAINS InterPro DOMAIN/s: Plant self-incompatibility response (InterPro:IPR010682); BEST Arabidopsis thaliana protein match is: SCR-like 9 (TAIR:AT2G05117.1); Has 35333 Blast hits to 34131 proteins in 2444 species: Archae - 798; Bacteria - 22429; Metazoa - 974; Fungi - 991; Plants - 531; Viruses - 0; Other Eukaryotes - 9610 (source: NCBI BLink).) is translated as MKVVAIFLASCVLFSLIPTHLSHEEPKVAPTEELMFAPSNQPRYCRSRQVFDGSCTDRGTPRTTCFLDFLGARSASEMPKNCDCTPQPNNKRLCECSVICTDCCVKN